A single genomic interval of Arthrobacter methylotrophus harbors:
- a CDS encoding dihydrolipoyl dehydrogenase family protein has translation MDIEDVDLLVFGGGKAGKTLAMDLARAGRTVAMVERSMIGGTCINVACIPTKTLINSGRVLATIRRAAEFGISGAEDPQMDLSLLRHRKEDVVDTMVRGQLSSFTGSGMDFILGEAKFVGPRTVEVTVHDGGVRTLRGTDVVLNLGTEPLLPSIEGLAESKVQTSNTLLELESLPASIIVLGGGYVGCEFADLLNTIGVRVTLVQGGGQLLAREDADVASAIEQNFTDAGITVRLGARAHRIARAADGTVALTLASGETLSAEDILVAVGRKPMTGGANLEGAGVELDDRGYIRVDDQLRTTTDGVWAAGDAAGTPQFTHASYDDYRVLKANLAARTGAGQPRSTAGRLIPYSVFTTPELGRVGLSERQARDAGYAVRIAKMPVTAVPRARTVGHLEGFWKAVIDRETNQILGAALLGTEASETIAVVQMAMLAGMEYTALRDAIITHPTMAEGLTLLFTPAFLED, from the coding sequence ATGGACATCGAGGATGTGGACCTGCTGGTGTTCGGGGGAGGCAAGGCTGGGAAAACCCTGGCGATGGACCTGGCCAGGGCCGGCAGGACCGTCGCCATGGTGGAGCGTTCGATGATCGGGGGAACCTGCATCAATGTCGCCTGTATCCCCACCAAGACCCTCATCAACAGCGGCCGGGTGCTGGCAACCATCCGCAGGGCCGCTGAATTCGGTATATCCGGCGCTGAGGACCCGCAAATGGACCTCAGCCTGCTGCGCCACCGCAAGGAAGACGTCGTGGACACCATGGTCAGGGGCCAGCTGTCCTCCTTCACCGGGTCGGGTATGGACTTCATCCTCGGCGAAGCGAAATTCGTCGGCCCCCGGACAGTCGAGGTGACCGTGCACGACGGCGGCGTGCGCACCCTGCGGGGCACCGACGTCGTGCTGAACCTGGGCACTGAACCGCTCCTGCCGTCCATCGAAGGCCTGGCGGAGTCGAAAGTGCAGACCAGCAACACCCTGCTGGAGCTGGAATCGCTGCCGGCGAGCATCATCGTGCTGGGCGGCGGATACGTCGGGTGTGAGTTCGCGGACCTGCTCAACACCATCGGCGTCAGAGTCACCCTCGTCCAGGGCGGCGGACAACTGCTCGCCCGGGAGGACGCGGACGTTGCCTCTGCCATCGAGCAGAACTTCACGGACGCCGGCATCACCGTGCGGCTGGGGGCCAGGGCCCACAGGATCGCCCGCGCCGCAGACGGTACCGTCGCGCTCACGCTCGCCTCCGGTGAGACCCTGAGCGCGGAAGACATCCTGGTGGCGGTAGGCCGTAAGCCAATGACCGGCGGCGCGAACCTCGAAGGTGCCGGCGTGGAACTTGACGACCGCGGATACATCCGGGTCGACGATCAGCTGCGCACGACTACCGACGGAGTATGGGCAGCAGGTGACGCCGCCGGAACGCCCCAGTTCACCCACGCCTCCTATGACGACTACCGCGTGCTCAAGGCCAACCTGGCGGCAAGAACCGGCGCCGGCCAGCCGCGCAGCACCGCCGGCCGGTTGATTCCCTACAGTGTGTTCACCACCCCCGAGCTCGGCCGGGTAGGCCTGAGCGAGCGGCAGGCCCGGGACGCCGGCTACGCCGTCCGGATCGCCAAAATGCCGGTAACGGCCGTTCCCCGTGCCCGGACCGTGGGACATCTGGAGGGCTTCTGGAAAGCCGTCATCGACCGCGAGACCAACCAGATCCTCGGCGCGGCCCTGCTGGGCACCGAAGCCAGCGAAACCATCGCCGTGGTGCAGATGGCAATGCTCGCCGGAATGGAATACACCGCCCTGCGCGACGCTATCATCACCCATCCGACCATGGCCGAAGGCCTGACCCTGCTGTTCACTCCAGCCTTCCTCGAAGATTGA
- a CDS encoding NAD(P)H-dependent oxidoreductase, which produces MPKIAIITGASRPGSVNKSVAEWVLAQVAGRTDADVELVDIADFNLPLLDEAYPAAYQNYQNPVTKAWSAKISEFDGYIFVVHEYNHTAGPVLTNALSYLNAEFNNKAAGFVSYGSMGGARAVEHLRETLSELQLAHVRNQVMFSLFTDFENFSDFKPTEQNADTLAPMVDQLVSWAKGFATVR; this is translated from the coding sequence CTGCCCAAGATTGCCATCATCACGGGCGCCAGCCGGCCGGGCAGTGTGAACAAATCCGTCGCCGAGTGGGTCCTGGCCCAGGTTGCAGGCCGCACGGACGCAGACGTCGAGCTCGTGGACATCGCCGACTTTAACCTCCCCCTGCTGGACGAGGCCTATCCCGCCGCCTACCAGAACTACCAGAACCCGGTAACCAAGGCCTGGTCCGCCAAGATCAGTGAGTTCGACGGCTACATTTTCGTGGTTCACGAATACAACCACACCGCAGGCCCGGTGCTCACCAATGCCTTGTCGTACCTGAACGCCGAGTTCAACAACAAGGCCGCCGGCTTCGTGTCCTACGGCTCCATGGGCGGCGCCCGCGCCGTCGAGCACTTGCGCGAGACCCTCTCTGAACTGCAGCTTGCCCACGTGCGCAACCAAGTGATGTTCTCCCTCTTTACCGACTTCGAGAACTTCTCCGACTTCAAGCCGACCGAGCAAAACGCCGACACCCTGGCCCCGATGGTGGACCAGTTGGTCTCGTGGGCCAAGGGCTTCGCTACCGTCCGCTAA
- a CDS encoding MarR family winged helix-turn-helix transcriptional regulator encodes MKNTQWLDERENEIWRGFLAASQLLATSMDRQLVRESQLSGAEYAVLVPLSEHADGVVRARDLGKSLGWDRSRLSHLLKRMEARGLLERKNCSSDARGLDVEITPGGRDAIEHAAPGHLEFIRTHFFDRLTREEQDALASVSRKIMATLQSECD; translated from the coding sequence ATGAAAAACACGCAATGGCTGGATGAGCGCGAGAACGAAATCTGGCGCGGATTCCTTGCGGCATCACAGCTACTGGCGACCTCCATGGACCGTCAGCTGGTGCGGGAGTCGCAGCTTTCCGGGGCCGAATACGCAGTGCTTGTTCCACTCTCGGAGCATGCGGACGGCGTGGTTCGTGCCCGCGATCTGGGCAAGTCCCTGGGCTGGGACCGCAGCCGCCTGTCCCACCTGCTCAAGCGGATGGAAGCAAGGGGCCTGCTGGAGCGAAAGAACTGCTCCTCCGATGCCCGCGGCCTGGATGTGGAGATTACTCCGGGCGGGCGGGATGCAATAGAGCACGCGGCGCCGGGTCATCTGGAGTTCATCCGCACCCATTTCTTCGACCGGCTCACCCGCGAGGAACAGGACGCTCTGGCTTCGGTGAGCCGGAAGATCATGGCCACGCTTCAGTCCGAATGCGACTAG
- a CDS encoding NAD(P)H-dependent oxidoreductase produces the protein MTKIAIVTGASRPGSVNKSVAEWVLAQVAGRTDAEFELVNIADFNLPLLDEGYPAMYQNYQNDHTKAWSAKISEFDGYIFVAHEYNHTAGPVLVNALSYLNAEFNNKAAGFVSYGSMGGVRAVEHLRGALSELQIAHVQRTVMFSLFTDFENFSVFKPTEQSAGTLAPMVDQLTVWARAMESVRDEQLAVTSV, from the coding sequence ATGACCAAGATCGCGATTGTCACCGGCGCCAGCCGTCCGGGCAGCGTCAACAAGTCCGTCGCCGAGTGGGTCCTGGCCCAGGTCGCCGGCCGCACCGACGCCGAGTTCGAACTGGTAAACATCGCCGACTTCAACCTCCCCCTGCTGGATGAGGGCTACCCGGCCATGTACCAGAACTACCAGAATGACCACACCAAGGCCTGGTCCGCCAAGATCAGCGAGTTCGACGGCTACATTTTCGTCGCTCACGAATACAACCACACCGCAGGCCCGGTTCTGGTCAACGCCTTGTCCTACCTGAACGCCGAGTTCAACAACAAGGCCGCCGGCTTCGTGTCCTACGGCTCCATGGGCGGCGTCCGCGCCGTAGAGCACCTCCGCGGTGCCCTCTCCGAGCTGCAGATTGCACACGTGCAGCGCACCGTCATGTTCTCACTGTTCACCGACTTCGAGAACTTCTCCGTCTTCAAGCCGACTGAGCAGTCCGCCGGCACCCTGGCCCCGATGGTTGACCAGCTCACCGTCTGGGCCCGCGCCATGGAGTCCGTGCGTGACGAGCAGTTGGCTGTCACCAGCGTCTAA